One stretch of Tepidibacter hydrothermalis DNA includes these proteins:
- a CDS encoding DUF5050 domain-containing protein: MGKKIFTLVAVFIVCLSFMLVGEESFAVEKSVKVRLPKFNVTINENKIDNLYRKYPLLVYKNMTYFPMTWYDCRLLGLETKWTQDEGFKIIQSKVTSSYVAYKTKHKNRNSYNATIPTFKITANGNSIDNSKEEYPLLSFNNVTYFPLTWEFAHDTFGWEYVWDKSKGLMIKSNNPQAKTVNLPKYAGENDVAVFNGYYYFVETVNKTNKVYRVKDSNIYNKELVYSYEIDTSYGFNNSLTFYKADKTLWFYYHSGGAVMGSDVYCKVNNNGKARIEESGYLDFKNTLKGKLDIGQGPSQSGNNLWLTPTGQERKNGKSIGNPNLIYGCHLEGTGYNPNGSTTVVNDDIYILASTYPIKDSEQNYIYKINLNTNETIKVTNFGVENFKIANNTIYYVKDEDQYLYSSNLDGTNEKRLSDNKLSGYYDRYYEVDGNVYYTVSDKDENLKLYKVDTAKEDTLVLKEYLENIKIENNKIICTLLSGEDYGIKVFDKSGDLNLAITDQVSDSFVDGDKILITSGSDKSIKLVELKSN; encoded by the coding sequence ATGGGAAAGAAGATTTTTACATTGGTAGCTGTATTTATAGTTTGTCTAAGCTTTATGCTAGTTGGAGAAGAAAGTTTTGCCGTAGAAAAAAGTGTAAAAGTTAGATTACCAAAATTTAATGTTACTATAAATGAAAATAAGATTGATAATTTATATCGAAAATATCCACTTTTGGTATATAAAAATATGACATATTTTCCAATGACATGGTATGATTGTAGGCTTTTGGGATTAGAAACAAAATGGACACAGGATGAAGGCTTTAAAATTATTCAAAGTAAGGTCACATCATCTTACGTAGCATATAAAACAAAACATAAAAATAGAAATAGCTATAATGCAACTATACCTACATTTAAGATTACAGCAAATGGGAATTCAATTGATAATTCTAAAGAGGAATATCCTCTTTTAAGCTTTAACAATGTAACATATTTTCCACTCACATGGGAATTTGCACATGATACATTTGGATGGGAATATGTTTGGGATAAATCAAAAGGACTTATGATAAAATCTAATAATCCACAGGCAAAAACAGTAAATCTTCCTAAATATGCAGGTGAAAATGATGTTGCAGTATTTAATGGTTATTATTATTTTGTAGAGACTGTAAATAAGACAAATAAAGTTTATAGAGTTAAGGATAGTAATATATATAATAAAGAATTAGTGTATTCCTATGAAATAGATACATCCTATGGGTTTAATAATAGTTTGACATTTTATAAAGCAGATAAAACGCTCTGGTTTTATTATCATTCTGGAGGAGCTGTAATGGGGTCTGATGTATATTGTAAGGTAAATAATAATGGAAAAGCTAGAATAGAAGAAAGTGGTTATCTTGATTTTAAAAATACTTTAAAGGGAAAGTTGGATATAGGTCAAGGACCTTCACAAAGTGGTAATAATCTTTGGCTTACACCAACAGGACAAGAAAGAAAAAATGGAAAAAGTATAGGAAATCCAAATCTTATATACGGATGTCATTTAGAAGGAACAGGGTATAATCCTAATGGATCTACTACTGTAGTGAATGATGATATATATATACTTGCATCTACTTATCCAATAAAAGATAGTGAACAAAATTATATTTATAAGATAAATTTAAATACAAATGAAACTATAAAGGTTACAAATTTTGGAGTTGAGAATTTTAAAATTGCAAATAATACGATTTACTATGTAAAAGATGAGGATCAATATTTATATTCATCAAACTTAGATGGAACCAATGAAAAAAGATTATCTGATAATAAACTTTCAGGTTATTATGATAGGTATTATGAAGTAGACGGGAATGTATATTATACTGTATCAGATAAAGATGAAAATCTAAAATTGTATAAGGTAGACACCGCTAAAGAAGATACACTTGTCTTAAAGGAGTATTTAGAAAATATCAAAATAGAAAATAATAAAATAATATGTACTCTTTTATCGGGAGAAGATTATGGAATAAAAGTGTTTGATAAATCTGGAGATTTAAATTTGGCAATTACAGATCAAGTTTCTGATAGTTTTGTAGATGGTGATAAAATTTTAATAACTTCAGGAAGTGATAAATCAATAAAATTAGTAGAATTAAAAAGTAATTAA
- a CDS encoding response regulator transcription factor has product MRTAIIADDEELSIDLIKYLIKKNDLPIEVIGEAFSGDEALDMINKLNPDIVFIDIRMPVLNGLEVIKKIKDEQHYSIDFIVITAYSCFEYAQLSLRLGAKDILLKPIESEQFVESVEKILEYTTTDNQILNNILEYIHNNYQENIKLKQCADKYHTSPSYIARMFKKHCGVTFITYINNLKIKKAREMLKDGNLSIKEVADKVGYNNLNYFYKTFKKNTGVTPNIFKKL; this is encoded by the coding sequence ATGAGAACAGCTATTATTGCTGATGATGAAGAATTATCTATTGACCTTATAAAATATCTAATCAAAAAAAATGATTTACCAATAGAAGTTATTGGAGAGGCATTTTCAGGAGATGAAGCGTTGGATATGATAAATAAGTTAAATCCAGATATTGTTTTTATAGATATTAGAATGCCTGTTTTAAATGGTCTTGAAGTTATAAAAAAAATAAAAGATGAACAACACTATTCTATTGATTTTATTGTTATTACTGCATATAGCTGCTTTGAATATGCTCAATTATCTTTAAGGTTAGGAGCTAAAGATATATTACTTAAACCTATCGAATCTGAACAATTTGTTGAATCTGTAGAAAAAATATTAGAATATACAACAACAGACAATCAAATTTTAAATAATATACTAGAATACATACATAATAATTATCAAGAGAATATTAAATTAAAACAATGTGCAGATAAATATCATACAAGTCCAAGTTATATCGCAAGAATGTTTAAAAAACATTGTGGAGTAACTTTTATTACATATATAAATAATTTAAAAATAAAAAAAGCACGTGAAATGTTAAAAGACGGAAATTTATCAATTAAGGAAGTAGCAGATAAAGTGGGGTATAACAATTTAAATTATTTTTACAAAACATTTAAGAAGAATACTGGTGTTACTCCAAATATATTTAAAAAACTATAA
- a CDS encoding stalk domain-containing protein, translating into MKKFIKLFALILFVSFSVNNVSFAENPIKVILNDKALHFDVNPTIVNGRTLVPVREIFEALDSKVSWDEKSKTVIATKGDTYISLTIDSNYGVKNGEKIQLETPAKIINGKTMVPLRFIGESLDATISWDDKTKTISIKSVETIIVNNAQEFIDAIGSNRKIIIGEGVSLNLSSIRAREIKNPNVHWGKVYDGYELVLENIENFSIQGQDSGYSDILVEPRYANVLTFKNCSKLNFKNINVGHTTDKGSCTGGVFVFKNCVDINIEKSRLFGCGTEGLNLYGVDKLNFVDSIITDCTYDLMTIDNSSNIEFKNSTLSETTSFGELIYISNSDNVKFDNCDIYDNDTEQAFDQSNTALFDVNLSRNISIQNSKISNNKVKSIFKNLNSVIVKDTDIEEN; encoded by the coding sequence ATGAAAAAATTTATTAAATTATTCGCGTTAATTCTTTTTGTTAGTTTTTCTGTAAATAATGTTAGTTTTGCAGAAAATCCAATTAAAGTAATTCTTAATGATAAAGCTCTACATTTTGATGTGAATCCAACTATAGTAAATGGAAGAACTTTAGTTCCAGTAAGAGAAATATTTGAAGCATTAGATTCTAAAGTTTCTTGGGATGAAAAAAGTAAAACAGTGATAGCAACTAAAGGTGATACATACATATCTTTAACTATTGATAGTAACTATGGTGTTAAAAATGGTGAAAAAATTCAATTAGAAACACCTGCTAAAATAATAAATGGAAAGACTATGGTTCCATTAAGATTTATTGGAGAGAGTTTAGATGCTACTATATCATGGGATGATAAAACAAAAACAATTTCAATTAAAAGTGTAGAAACGATAATAGTGAATAATGCTCAGGAATTTATAGATGCTATTGGATCTAATAGAAAGATTATAATTGGAGAAGGTGTTTCTCTTAATCTTTCAAGTATTAGAGCTAGGGAGATAAAAAATCCTAATGTGCATTGGGGAAAAGTATATGATGGGTATGAATTAGTATTAGAAAATATAGAAAATTTCAGTATACAAGGCCAAGACTCGGGATATTCAGATATATTAGTAGAACCAAGGTATGCAAATGTGCTTACATTTAAAAATTGTAGTAAATTAAATTTTAAAAATATTAATGTGGGACATACCACTGATAAAGGATCTTGTACTGGAGGTGTATTTGTATTTAAAAACTGTGTGGATATAAATATTGAAAAATCTAGACTATTCGGATGTGGAACAGAAGGTTTGAATTTATATGGAGTAGATAAATTAAACTTTGTTGATTCAATTATTACAGATTGTACATATGATCTTATGACTATAGATAATTCTAGTAATATAGAGTTTAAGAATAGTACACTTAGTGAAACTACATCTTTTGGTGAACTTATATATATAAGTAATAGTGATAATGTTAAATTTGACAATTGTGATATATATGATAATGATACTGAACAAGCATTTGATCAATCAAATACTGCTTTATTTGATGTTAATTTATCAAGAAATATTTCCATTCAAAACTCAAAAATTAGTAACAATAAGGTAAAGTCTATTTTTAAGAATCTTAATTCGGTTATAGTTAAGGATACAGATATAGAAGAAAACTAA
- a CDS encoding ABC transporter permease — MEKTNYSSEYTAYLKSVKSNKRKIIFYQILVLVLFVLIWEMAANLNFIDVFLTSKPSDIFKLFIKYSSNGEIFKHVGISVYETVLGFVFGTVGGIIIAIILWWDKNLAKILDPFLVVLNALPKTALAPILIIWAGAGITGIVVIALTISIVVTILSAYNYFITVEEEKIKMLKSFGATKYQILTKLILPSNVGNIINIVKINIGMSWVGVIVGEFLVSRYGIGYLIVYGGQVFKLDLVMMGVFVLAICALLMYQIVNIIEKRYKAR, encoded by the coding sequence ATGGAAAAGACCAACTACTCTAGTGAATACACTGCTTATTTAAAATCAGTTAAATCAAACAAGAGAAAAATAATATTCTATCAAATATTAGTACTTGTGCTATTTGTACTGATTTGGGAAATGGCTGCTAATCTAAACTTTATAGATGTGTTTTTAACTAGTAAGCCATCTGACATATTTAAACTATTTATAAAATATTCTTCAAATGGAGAAATATTCAAACACGTAGGAATATCTGTATACGAAACTGTTTTGGGATTTGTTTTTGGAACTGTAGGTGGGATAATAATAGCTATAATACTATGGTGGGATAAGAACTTAGCTAAAATATTAGATCCATTTTTAGTTGTATTAAATGCACTTCCAAAGACAGCCCTTGCTCCTATACTTATAATATGGGCTGGAGCTGGAATCACTGGTATAGTGGTCATTGCACTTACTATATCAATAGTAGTTACAATACTTTCAGCTTATAACTATTTTATTACTGTTGAAGAAGAAAAAATCAAAATGTTAAAGAGCTTTGGTGCAACTAAATATCAGATACTTACAAAGCTTATTCTTCCTTCTAATGTAGGTAATATTATAAATATAGTTAAGATAAATATAGGTATGTCATGGGTTGGAGTTATAGTTGGAGAGTTCTTGGTGTCAAGATATGGAATAGGATATTTGATAGTTTACGGTGGTCAGGTATTTAAACTAGACCTTGTTATGATGGGAGTATTTGTTCTTGCAATATGTGCTCTTTTAATGTATCAAATAGTCAATATTATCGAAAAAAGATATAAGGCTAGATAA
- a CDS encoding D-cysteine desulfhydrase family protein — MINIPGRIEIANLPTKIEKLERLSSKLVGQNIFLKRDDQTGTEMSGNKVRKLEFSVKEALDQGCDLLITCGGIQSNHARATAAVAAKLGISSYLVLRTDGEEEIDGNYFLDKVLGAKIRFITPEEYREKRMEIMESIKEELSKEGYNPYIIPEGASNGIGTFGYFKAMEEIVQQEKEMGIKFDAIVMAVGSGGTYSGLFLANKIMGYGAKIYGVNVSNDEEYFKNQIEKVINESLFYIDKTFRFSKEEINIIDGYVGRGYALSRSEEIEFIHEVAKLEGVILDPVYTGKAMYGLVNEIKEGNFKKHNNILFIHTGGLYGLFPKKDLFSF, encoded by the coding sequence ATGATAAATATCCCTGGTAGAATTGAAATTGCAAATCTACCTACTAAGATTGAGAAATTAGAAAGATTATCTAGCAAATTAGTAGGTCAAAATATATTTCTCAAGAGAGATGACCAAACTGGTACTGAGATGTCTGGAAATAAGGTAAGGAAGTTGGAGTTTTCTGTAAAGGAAGCATTGGATCAAGGATGTGACTTACTCATTACATGCGGTGGAATCCAGTCTAACCATGCTAGGGCTACTGCTGCTGTTGCTGCTAAGTTGGGTATATCATCTTATTTAGTTCTTAGAACCGATGGAGAAGAAGAGATAGATGGAAACTATTTTTTAGATAAGGTATTGGGGGCTAAAATTAGATTTATAACGCCTGAGGAATACAGAGAAAAGAGAATGGAAATTATGGAATCCATAAAGGAAGAACTATCAAAGGAAGGTTACAACCCGTACATTATACCAGAAGGAGCTTCAAATGGTATAGGAACCTTTGGATATTTTAAAGCTATGGAAGAAATTGTTCAGCAGGAAAAAGAAATGGGAATAAAGTTCGATGCCATAGTGATGGCTGTAGGATCAGGTGGAACCTATAGTGGATTGTTCCTTGCAAATAAGATTATGGGCTATGGTGCAAAAATATATGGTGTAAATGTATCTAATGATGAAGAATACTTTAAAAATCAGATTGAGAAAGTGATAAATGAAAGTCTTTTTTATATAGATAAAACCTTTCGATTTTCTAAAGAAGAAATCAATATTATAGATGGTTATGTAGGAAGGGGATATGCTTTAAGTAGGTCAGAGGAGATAGAATTCATTCATGAAGTAGCTAAATTAGAAGGTGTTATCTTAGACCCTGTTTATACTGGAAAAGCAATGTACGGATTAGTAAACGAAATCAAAGAAGGAAATTTCAAAAAGCATAACAACATATTATTTATACATACTGGTGGTCTATATGGATTATTTCCTAAAAAAGATTTGTTTTCTTTTTAA
- a CDS encoding histidine kinase has protein sequence MNIKNIQLFEWGQIEWIYEPSSNNSMNIINVGITTIFQNKRQHSHIHYGNEQVIYVLSGNGIQRIEDKISDINAGRIYHIEAGSVHETINTGDEPIKQLVMSVPVNYEQNLLPKKRNISAKHKTYQDITKIKEEIKTIYKTIAEPLKIPISIFDSNGNIIISSRDYPEICTSECSVDKNIENCCIYKINNGYESPNNTDLSAFVCPHGLTIFTMPIIFDNEIIGMIKAGHIRTSSSSNQLHNFMQITPKGTLNAIIQQIKKLGITIENSYTLKNKEEESLKSLKDQMLDIKINNHFLFNTLNSIASLAVKEKSLKTYESIMNLSKMLKYTSTNKINFIELKDEISYLQNYISLQKLRYGEKLEVVFHITTNMRNKYIAINCLQPIIENCFTHGFKNMKKDMKIDIILKAYKDNLIIEINDNGEGLNEEDLNKLKNKISEYHKYEMSGLMMVYSKLKSLYENNFEFEISSLINKGTSIKIVLPENIL, from the coding sequence TTGAATATAAAAAATATACAACTTTTCGAATGGGGACAAATAGAGTGGATTTATGAGCCTAGTTCTAATAATTCTATGAATATAATAAACGTAGGAATAACTACGATTTTTCAAAATAAACGTCAACATAGTCATATACATTACGGTAATGAACAAGTTATATATGTATTGTCTGGAAATGGAATTCAGCGTATTGAAGATAAAATCAGCGATATAAATGCAGGCCGTATCTATCATATTGAAGCAGGATCTGTTCATGAAACGATAAATACAGGAGATGAACCTATAAAACAACTTGTTATGTCAGTTCCTGTTAATTATGAACAAAATCTATTACCAAAAAAGAGAAATATCTCTGCTAAACATAAAACATATCAAGATATTACAAAAATTAAAGAAGAAATAAAAACTATATATAAAACAATAGCAGAACCATTAAAAATACCAATTTCTATTTTTGATTCAAATGGAAATATTATTATCTCAAGTAGAGACTATCCTGAAATATGCACATCTGAGTGCTCAGTTGATAAAAATATTGAAAACTGTTGTATTTATAAAATTAATAATGGATATGAATCACCAAATAATACAGATTTATCAGCTTTCGTATGTCCTCATGGATTAACCATATTCACTATGCCTATTATATTTGATAATGAAATTATTGGAATGATTAAAGCTGGACATATTCGAACATCATCATCTAGTAATCAATTACACAATTTTATGCAAATTACACCCAAAGGTACTCTAAATGCTATAATACAGCAAATAAAAAAATTAGGTATAACTATAGAAAATTCTTATACTTTAAAAAATAAGGAAGAAGAATCATTAAAGTCATTAAAAGATCAAATGTTAGATATAAAGATTAATAATCATTTTTTATTTAATACGCTAAATAGTATAGCAAGTCTTGCTGTAAAAGAGAAATCTTTAAAAACATATGAGAGTATAATGAACCTTTCTAAAATGTTAAAATATACGTCAACAAATAAAATAAATTTTATTGAATTAAAAGATGAAATTAGCTATTTGCAAAATTATATTAGTTTACAAAAACTAAGATATGGAGAAAAACTAGAAGTTGTTTTTCATATAACAACCAATATGAGAAATAAATATATTGCAATCAATTGCTTGCAACCAATTATAGAGAATTGTTTTACTCATGGATTTAAGAATATGAAAAAAGATATGAAGATAGATATTATTTTAAAAGCATATAAAGATAACCTAATAATTGAAATTAATGATAATGGTGAAGGATTAAATGAAGAAGATTTAAATAAACTTAAAAATAAGATTAGTGAATATCATAAATATGAAATGAGTGGATTAATGATGGTCTATTCTAAGCTAAAATCATTATATGAAAATAATTTTGAATTTGAAATAAGTAGCTTGATAAATAAAGGTACTAGCATAAAAATAGTTTTACCTGAAAATATATTATAG
- a CDS encoding GerAB/ArcD/ProY family transporter — translation MNEEVISNKQGIFIISLFVMGSSMILTTAGEAKKDIWIALILSILSALPIVLVHARLQTLFPKKDLYDILEFVLGKFIGKGICILFVWFSFFLSGLVLRVFGDFIYVVALPETPEIIPMILTGVLSICIVREGIKVIGKWSEFFFIVIIILLMIVFLLLIEKIDINNLRPLFNEDLNLVIEASFHAFIFPFTQTIIFTTVFSTFDKKAYYKVYTRGLLIGWIILFIFSVNDILILGVTVSGNMYFPSYASVRLLEIGAISAGFEIIIAVAFLIAGFIKVSMCLLSTCNGIAKTFGCDDYRFLVTPVGLMIISLSYFIHDSVMEKSKFALDVYPFYALPFQVILPILVLVIAEIKKKQLEDHLNKI, via the coding sequence ATGAATGAAGAAGTTATTTCTAACAAGCAAGGAATATTCATTATAAGTTTATTCGTAATGGGAAGTTCAATGATACTAACTACAGCAGGTGAAGCTAAAAAAGATATATGGATAGCTCTTATTTTATCAATTTTGTCTGCTTTACCTATAGTATTAGTGCATGCTCGTCTTCAAACACTTTTTCCTAAAAAAGACTTGTATGATATCCTTGAATTTGTCTTGGGTAAATTTATTGGTAAAGGAATTTGTATATTATTTGTTTGGTTTTCATTTTTTTTAAGTGGATTAGTATTAAGAGTATTTGGTGATTTTATTTATGTAGTAGCTTTACCAGAGACACCTGAAATCATACCAATGATACTTACTGGAGTATTATCTATTTGTATAGTTAGAGAAGGAATTAAAGTGATAGGCAAATGGAGTGAATTTTTTTTTATAGTAATTATTATTTTGTTAATGATAGTTTTTTTGTTATTAATTGAAAAAATAGATATAAATAACTTGCGTCCTTTATTTAATGAAGATTTAAATCTAGTTATTGAAGCTTCTTTTCATGCATTTATATTTCCATTTACTCAAACAATTATATTTACAACAGTTTTTTCTACATTTGATAAAAAAGCTTATTACAAAGTTTATACACGAGGTCTATTAATAGGGTGGATAATATTATTTATATTTTCTGTTAATGATATTTTAATATTAGGAGTTACTGTTTCTGGAAATATGTATTTTCCATCATATGCATCTGTTAGGTTGTTAGAAATAGGGGCTATATCTGCTGGTTTTGAAATTATTATAGCTGTTGCATTTTTAATTGCGGGATTTATAAAAGTAAGTATGTGTTTATTAAGCACTTGTAATGGGATTGCTAAAACATTTGGTTGTGATGATTATAGATTTTTAGTTACTCCAGTTGGCTTAATGATAATTAGTTTATCTTATTTTATTCATGATAGCGTAATGGAAAAATCAAAATTCGCATTAGATGTATATCCTTTTTATGCTCTTCCGTTTCAGGTTATTTTACCTATACTCGTTCTTGTTATAGCTGAAATAAAAAAGAAACAATTAGAAGATCATTTAAATAAAATATAA
- a CDS encoding EAL domain-containing protein — translation MIKKRYVVAFVLLFLVVTTSSFITYKKNYSLYLNETKRTVKNVSNSVTYMYDSIFSSICNSTKQTIENLEQNDLSRSDIDELLYTASKDNYYINNMYIVFEDGTTINGFKEPYVDMKSITPYFEREGNGICLGLIKSSKSDSNLFYGVTPIEFQNKKKALLLVGINYDLINNISRADSYEVYEGYLYLLSNDGYFLYHKDPLLIGKNLFTDKKFIKDVTNMDDDSYNYLIKIIKNKNKESRENMISYRAYNVEKIGYYNYLDSFDGTIMLSINYTQLKHKQIKATMRIIIPLLISFLIATYILLKYIFLVKYTDYFTEVKNELAFKKRIKKLHKQGKDNENYLIIKVENVTSNKDEEFLYDNSIYYYVSKYFKSISSLYIDLYRISRVHYVFVLKDENSLKQIEKLLHNINKNISIDNETNLFIRGKQLLLTIDDIKELENFEVVPQIIQYMEKNYEDLKIISDTGFTKYSNILNKSSCRLKDILLLERVIVNQNIVPFYQPIVELKTEKIIKYEVLMRVKHNNEYLTPAKFIEIAESEDRIEEIDRLVMRQAFQTYYRRLHKTGKHMRLSINLSGKSINQNMIDYILKIIYKYNIDPSNITFELTETAALNNLNECIWYLNKLRDKGFKLAIDDFGTGYAHVELLSKLEVDYIKIDGAFIKGVENDGKLLKTLNALVYISKNYDAKIIAEYVENKEVIKVLEKLGVEYGQGYYFGKPEPIFT, via the coding sequence ATGATCAAAAAAAGATATGTAGTAGCTTTCGTGCTATTATTTTTAGTTGTTACAACTTCAAGCTTTATTACCTATAAAAAAAACTATTCTTTATATCTAAATGAGACGAAAAGAACTGTGAAAAACGTTTCCAATTCAGTAACCTACATGTATGATTCCATTTTTTCTTCTATATGCAATTCTACAAAACAAACCATTGAAAATTTAGAACAAAATGATTTATCTAGAAGTGATATAGATGAGTTATTATATACGGCGAGCAAAGACAATTATTATATTAATAATATGTACATTGTTTTCGAGGATGGTACTACTATTAATGGTTTTAAAGAACCTTATGTAGATATGAAAAGTATAACTCCTTATTTTGAAAGAGAAGGTAATGGTATTTGCTTGGGACTAATTAAAAGTTCTAAATCAGATTCTAATCTATTTTATGGAGTAACTCCAATTGAGTTTCAGAATAAAAAAAAGGCTTTATTATTAGTGGGAATAAATTATGATTTGATTAATAATATAAGTAGAGCAGATAGCTATGAGGTTTATGAAGGCTACTTGTATCTATTGTCTAATGATGGATATTTTTTATATCATAAAGACCCTTTATTAATTGGTAAAAATCTATTTACAGATAAAAAGTTTATTAAAGATGTTACAAATATGGATGATGATAGTTATAATTATTTAATAAAAATAATTAAAAATAAAAATAAAGAATCAAGAGAAAATATGATTTCATATAGAGCTTATAATGTTGAAAAAATAGGATATTACAACTACTTAGACTCATTTGATGGGACTATAATGTTATCTATTAATTATACACAATTAAAACATAAACAAATTAAAGCTACGATGAGAATAATTATACCTCTTTTAATTAGCTTTTTAATTGCAACCTATATATTATTAAAATATATTTTCTTAGTAAAATACACTGATTATTTTACAGAAGTAAAAAATGAGTTAGCTTTTAAAAAACGAATAAAAAAATTACATAAACAAGGAAAAGATAATGAAAATTATCTAATTATAAAAGTTGAGAATGTGACAAGTAACAAAGATGAAGAGTTTTTATATGATAATAGTATTTATTACTATGTATCAAAGTATTTTAAAAGTATAAGTTCTTTATATATAGATTTATATAGAATATCAAGAGTTCATTATGTATTTGTTTTAAAAGATGAAAATAGTTTAAAGCAAATAGAAAAATTACTACATAATATAAATAAAAATATATCTATAGATAATGAAACTAATTTGTTTATAAGAGGTAAACAGTTACTTCTTACAATAGATGATATAAAAGAACTTGAAAATTTTGAAGTTGTTCCTCAGATTATTCAATATATGGAAAAAAATTATGAAGATTTGAAAATTATATCAGATACAGGATTTACAAAATATAGTAACATTTTAAATAAAAGCAGTTGTAGATTAAAAGATATACTTCTGTTAGAAAGAGTTATCGTAAATCAAAATATTGTTCCTTTTTATCAACCAATTGTAGAATTAAAAACAGAAAAAATAATCAAATATGAAGTATTAATGAGAGTAAAACATAATAATGAGTATTTAACGCCAGCTAAGTTTATAGAAATTGCAGAAAGTGAAGACAGGATAGAAGAAATTGATCGTTTAGTAATGCGACAGGCATTTCAAACGTATTATAGAAGACTTCATAAAACAGGAAAACATATGAGGTTAAGTATTAACTTATCAGGTAAATCAATTAATCAAAATATGATTGATTACATACTAAAAATAATTTATAAATATAATATTGATCCAAGTAATATAACCTTTGAGTTAACAGAAACAGCTGCGTTAAACAATCTCAATGAATGCATTTGGTATTTAAATAAGCTAAGAGATAAAGGATTTAAATTAGCAATTGATGATTTTGGAACGGGTTATGCTCATGTAGAGTTATTATCTAAGTTAGAAGTAGATTATATTAAGATTGATGGAGCTTTTATAAAAGGTGTTGAAAATGATGGAAAGTTATTAAAAACACTTAATGCTTTAGTATATATATCAAAAAACTATGATGCAAAGATTATTGCAGAATACGTAGAAAACAAAGAAGTTATTAAAGTGTTAGAAAAATTAGGAGTTGAATATGGTCAAGGTTATTATTTTGGAAAACCAGAGCCAATATTTACATAA